In Halorubellus sp. JP-L1, one DNA window encodes the following:
- a CDS encoding TrmB family transcriptional regulator, with amino-acid sequence MEDGDAVASLERLGLTTYEAKVFIALQKLGSGTARETSRVADVPRSQVYSVTESLEDRGLVEVQQSSPMQYRPVSVEEARNTLRERFETESDRAFGYVESVRNERGGDNEQQEAIWTLSGHDHVADRTAELIREAEERVVFAARSPDLVAPAIEAALREAAAEGVAVRVVSVNPDVRALFAADEDVVATGPADATIDYERTGRAVLADGNVVLISVLGERADIPELSTETAFWTARTNFATVLHELALNSLTPPETA; translated from the coding sequence ATGGAGGACGGCGACGCCGTCGCCTCGCTGGAGCGACTCGGACTCACGACGTACGAGGCGAAGGTGTTCATCGCCCTCCAGAAGCTCGGATCGGGAACCGCACGGGAGACGTCGCGAGTCGCGGACGTTCCGCGGTCGCAAGTGTATAGCGTCACGGAGAGCCTCGAGGACCGCGGCCTGGTGGAGGTCCAGCAGTCGAGTCCGATGCAGTACCGGCCGGTGAGTGTCGAGGAGGCCCGGAACACGCTCCGGGAGCGCTTCGAGACGGAGTCCGATCGCGCGTTCGGGTACGTCGAGAGCGTCCGGAACGAGCGCGGCGGCGACAACGAGCAACAGGAGGCCATCTGGACGCTCTCGGGGCACGACCACGTCGCCGATCGCACGGCGGAACTGATCAGGGAGGCCGAGGAACGCGTCGTGTTTGCGGCGCGGTCGCCGGACCTCGTCGCGCCGGCCATCGAGGCGGCGCTCCGCGAAGCGGCAGCCGAGGGCGTCGCGGTCCGCGTCGTCAGCGTGAACCCGGACGTCCGAGCGCTGTTCGCGGCCGACGAGGACGTGGTCGCGACCGGGCCGGCGGACGCCACCATCGACTACGAACGCACCGGTCGCGCAGTGCTCGCCGACGGGAACGTCGTCCTAATCAGCGTGCTCGGCGAACGCGCGGACATCCCCGAACTCTCGACGGAGACGGCGTTCTGGACGGCGCGCACGAACTTCGCGACCGTCCTGCACGAACTCGCGTTGAATTCGCTGACGCCGCCCGAGACCGCCTGA
- a CDS encoding MMPL family transporter, with translation MDRVSDGIADHTKVVIVALLLVTAGLGSQAAAVESDSGLGQFESTNDAANASEYIDETFVADNTSTTSVQVIVRNQSQNGNVLTRESLLASLRYQQELRSNESINRTLAADRGLFGVSNLVAITAIQQEKAGDLRERGAELEARSDSLNESREELEARGEALNETGRLLKDALDTLAEDPNASVRAQFEQVEANSSVELDDEDYATFERAATAVRENRSAIRPTVEDGTERVLANETEAIQERKVALNETAGLLRGALDTLREDSSADVRTQFEQVNANSSVDLDEEDYATFEDAAEQLRSATSREEAEEAYRQGTEGVIEDEAAALEDRAAALNETAPKVGEALSAIASNPNASAREQFEELNANTSVDLGDAEWRAFNATAGDIRAIQADVEASYRLGTQGVIEDESAALEERAEELEAEGEALQEDFEAFQERQSELQSSGTPSLDAQLEHVESMNESQVENVTETVLSNGDGAFAGQALGLMPQDFEPGSTRAEARMLVATLETGSDSQVSNSQTVGESVTAVQLEMQDVAQSDSTGAGDGEEYVVFGFGVISQEISQSLTDSVNIVAPMALLFVVLTLLVAYRDLLDIVLGLFGIVAVLLWTFGFMGLQGISFNQIMIAVPVLLIGLSIDYAIHIFMRHREARTDDDTVDDVRGSMGVALGGVGLALTWVTATTVIGFLSNLTSPLPPIQDFGVVSSVGILAALAVFGALVPALKIEADEFLENRIGLDRRKRAFGTGGGRFSTVLSAGAVAARKAPTVVIAIALVVSIAGGVGATQVSTEFSQESFIADEPAEWLYQLPEPFKPGEYSAKQNLDYVNENFQREDSQAQVLVQANDSRSLDSPAVMTRLNETETGLDGMTTAFRGSSGDVATRTPLSVMRDTAARNESFNETFHAADTDGDGVPDENVTGVLSALFRVNEDEASQYVHRVETDDGYRYEAMQLVVPIEGGADTGEVTTQLQAVAATMNGDGARATATGSPVVNEIVQQELLDTVIQSLVITLVAVFAFLMIAYRIQEGSATLGAFTLLPVALSVSWILGTMYAIGMPFNVLTGMITSLTVGLGVAYSIHVSERFNLELERTGNVWEAMDRTITGTGGALLGSAATTVGGFGTLAFAIFPALQQFGVITGMTIVYAFLASVLVLPSLLVVWVKYFGPEADFAVPSTRAEAPAGGDD, from the coding sequence ATGGACCGCGTTTCCGACGGTATCGCCGACCACACGAAGGTCGTCATCGTCGCGCTCCTGCTCGTCACCGCCGGCCTCGGCTCGCAGGCCGCCGCCGTCGAGTCGGACTCCGGCCTCGGGCAGTTCGAGAGCACGAACGACGCGGCGAACGCCTCCGAATACATCGACGAGACGTTCGTCGCGGACAACACGAGCACGACGAGCGTCCAGGTCATCGTCAGGAACCAGTCCCAGAACGGGAACGTCCTGACGAGGGAGTCGCTGCTCGCGTCCCTGCGCTACCAGCAGGAACTCCGGAGCAACGAGAGCATCAACCGGACGCTCGCGGCCGACCGCGGGCTGTTCGGCGTGTCGAACCTCGTCGCCATCACCGCCATCCAGCAGGAGAAGGCCGGCGACCTCCGCGAGCGCGGCGCGGAACTCGAGGCGCGCTCGGACTCGCTCAACGAGAGCCGGGAGGAACTCGAGGCACGCGGCGAGGCACTCAACGAGACCGGTCGCCTCCTCAAGGACGCGCTCGACACGCTCGCCGAGGACCCGAACGCGAGCGTCCGCGCGCAGTTCGAGCAGGTCGAGGCGAACAGTAGCGTCGAGCTCGACGACGAGGACTACGCCACGTTCGAGCGCGCCGCGACCGCGGTCCGCGAGAACCGCTCGGCGATCCGGCCGACCGTCGAGGACGGCACGGAGCGCGTGCTCGCGAACGAGACCGAGGCCATCCAGGAGCGCAAGGTCGCGCTGAACGAGACCGCCGGCCTCCTCAGGGGAGCGCTGGATACCCTCCGGGAGGACTCCTCGGCTGACGTTCGGACGCAGTTCGAGCAGGTGAACGCGAACAGTAGCGTCGACCTCGACGAGGAGGACTACGCCACGTTCGAGGACGCAGCCGAACAGCTCCGGTCGGCGACCTCGCGCGAGGAGGCCGAGGAAGCGTACCGGCAGGGCACCGAGGGCGTCATCGAGGACGAGGCTGCCGCGCTCGAGGACCGGGCCGCGGCACTGAACGAGACCGCACCGAAGGTCGGAGAGGCGCTCTCCGCGATAGCGTCGAACCCGAACGCGAGCGCACGCGAGCAGTTCGAGGAGCTGAACGCGAACACGAGCGTCGACCTCGGCGACGCGGAGTGGCGGGCGTTCAACGCCACCGCCGGCGACATTCGCGCGATCCAGGCCGACGTCGAGGCGAGCTATCGCCTCGGCACGCAGGGCGTCATCGAGGACGAGTCCGCGGCCCTGGAGGAGCGCGCGGAGGAACTCGAGGCCGAGGGCGAGGCGCTCCAGGAGGACTTCGAGGCGTTCCAGGAACGCCAGAGCGAGCTCCAGTCGTCGGGCACGCCGTCGCTAGACGCGCAACTCGAGCACGTCGAGTCGATGAACGAGAGCCAGGTCGAGAACGTGACGGAGACCGTGCTCTCGAACGGCGACGGGGCGTTCGCCGGGCAAGCGCTCGGGTTGATGCCCCAGGACTTCGAGCCGGGGTCGACGCGAGCCGAGGCGCGGATGCTCGTCGCCACCCTCGAGACCGGCTCGGACAGCCAGGTCTCGAACAGTCAGACCGTCGGCGAGAGCGTGACCGCCGTCCAGCTCGAGATGCAGGACGTCGCCCAGTCCGATAGCACGGGCGCTGGCGACGGCGAGGAGTACGTCGTCTTCGGGTTCGGGGTCATCTCCCAGGAGATCAGTCAGTCCCTGACCGACTCCGTGAACATCGTCGCGCCGATGGCGCTGTTGTTCGTCGTCCTGACGCTCCTGGTCGCGTACCGCGACCTGCTCGACATCGTCCTCGGACTGTTCGGCATCGTCGCCGTCCTCCTGTGGACGTTCGGGTTCATGGGCCTCCAGGGGATCTCGTTCAACCAGATCATGATCGCGGTCCCGGTCCTCTTGATCGGGCTGTCGATCGACTACGCGATACACATATTCATGCGGCATCGGGAGGCCCGCACCGACGACGACACCGTCGACGACGTCCGCGGATCGATGGGCGTGGCGCTCGGCGGCGTCGGTCTCGCGCTCACGTGGGTGACGGCGACGACCGTCATCGGGTTCCTCTCGAACCTCACCAGCCCGCTCCCGCCGATCCAGGACTTCGGGGTCGTCTCCTCGGTCGGTATCCTCGCCGCGCTCGCGGTGTTCGGCGCACTCGTGCCGGCGCTGAAGATCGAGGCCGACGAGTTCCTCGAGAACCGCATCGGGCTGGACCGCCGGAAGCGCGCGTTCGGGACGGGCGGCGGCCGGTTCTCGACCGTGCTGTCCGCGGGCGCGGTCGCGGCGCGGAAGGCGCCCACGGTCGTCATCGCGATCGCGCTCGTCGTCTCCATCGCGGGCGGCGTCGGCGCGACCCAGGTCAGCACGGAGTTCTCCCAGGAGAGCTTCATCGCGGACGAACCCGCCGAGTGGCTCTACCAGCTCCCGGAGCCGTTCAAGCCCGGCGAGTACTCCGCGAAGCAGAACCTCGACTACGTCAACGAGAACTTCCAGCGCGAGGACTCGCAAGCCCAGGTGCTCGTGCAGGCGAACGACAGTCGGTCACTGGACTCGCCTGCGGTCATGACGCGACTGAACGAGACCGAGACGGGCCTCGACGGGATGACGACCGCGTTCCGCGGGTCCAGCGGCGACGTCGCGACGCGGACGCCGCTGTCCGTGATGCGCGACACCGCCGCCCGGAACGAGTCGTTCAACGAGACGTTCCATGCGGCGGACACCGACGGCGACGGCGTCCCCGACGAGAACGTCACCGGCGTCCTCTCCGCGCTGTTCCGCGTGAACGAGGACGAGGCCAGTCAGTACGTCCATCGCGTCGAGACCGACGACGGCTACCGGTACGAGGCGATGCAGCTCGTCGTTCCCATCGAGGGCGGCGCGGACACCGGCGAGGTCACGACGCAACTGCAGGCCGTGGCGGCGACGATGAACGGCGACGGTGCTCGCGCGACCGCGACCGGCAGTCCGGTCGTGAACGAGATCGTCCAGCAGGAACTGCTCGACACCGTCATCCAGAGCCTCGTCATCACGCTCGTCGCGGTGTTCGCGTTCCTCATGATCGCGTACCGGATCCAGGAGGGGTCGGCGACCCTGGGCGCGTTCACGCTTCTCCCGGTCGCACTCAGCGTCTCGTGGATCCTCGGGACGATGTACGCCATCGGGATGCCGTTCAACGTCCTGACGGGGATGATCACGAGCCTCACTGTGGGGCTCGGCGTGGCGTACTCCATTCACGTCAGTGAGCGCTTCAACCTCGAACTCGAGCGGACGGGGAACGTCTGGGAAGCGATGGACCGCACCATCACCGGCACCGGCGGCGCGCTCCTGGGGTCGGCGGCGACGACCGTCGGCGGGTTCGGGACGCTCGCGTTCGCGATCTTCCCGGCGCTCCAGCAGTTCGGGGTCATCACGGGGATGACGATCGTGTACGCGTTCCTCGCGAGCGTGCTCGTGCTCCCGAGCCTCCTCGTCGTGTGGGTGAAGTACTTCGGTCCGGAGGCGGACTTCGCGGTGCCGTCGACGCGTGCGGAGGCGCCCGCGGGGGGTGACGATTGA
- a CDS encoding MBL fold metallo-hydrolase, protein MRVTFLGTGSAMPLADRHQTGLLLDEDGRYLLVDCGAGVLHRLEETGVGAENVSTVLLTHHHLDHVSDLMALLKARWLAGEEHLEVVGPQGTKALVDGLLDVHDYLDGRVDLSVREVGEYEFEVVGFDVDAHRTEHSKPCLAYRFGDRFAFSGDGEATEALAAFAEGTAVFAHDCSFPDAVDVDNHPTPTQLGEALAGREYGRVYLTHLYPHTEGVHEEMLESVARHYDGDVRFAEDMLSVTIE, encoded by the coding sequence ATGCGTGTCACCTTCCTCGGCACCGGGAGCGCGATGCCGCTCGCGGACCGCCACCAGACCGGACTGCTCCTCGACGAGGACGGCCGGTATCTCCTCGTCGACTGCGGCGCCGGCGTCCTGCATCGCCTCGAAGAGACCGGCGTCGGCGCCGAGAACGTCTCGACGGTACTGCTCACGCACCACCACCTCGATCACGTCTCGGACCTCATGGCGCTCCTGAAGGCGCGGTGGCTCGCGGGCGAGGAGCACCTCGAGGTCGTGGGGCCGCAGGGGACGAAGGCACTCGTCGACGGATTGCTCGACGTCCACGACTACCTCGACGGGCGCGTCGACCTCTCGGTCCGCGAGGTCGGCGAGTACGAGTTCGAGGTCGTGGGGTTCGACGTCGACGCGCACCGGACCGAGCACTCCAAGCCCTGTCTCGCGTACCGCTTCGGCGACCGGTTCGCGTTCTCCGGGGACGGCGAGGCGACCGAGGCGCTGGCGGCGTTCGCGGAGGGCACCGCGGTGTTCGCGCACGACTGTTCGTTCCCGGACGCGGTCGACGTCGACAACCACCCGACGCCGACGCAGCTCGGCGAGGCGCTCGCGGGCCGCGAGTACGGGCGCGTCTACCTCACGCACCTCTACCCGCACACGGAGGGCGTCCACGAGGAGATGCTCGAGTCCGTCGCACGGCACTACGACGGCGACGTCCGGTTCGCCGAGGACATGCTCTCGGTCACGATCGAGTAG
- a CDS encoding shikimate kinase: protein MQGRATAPAAGTVLNALATGVGAAFAIDADTTASVALDVHAGDAGATDGDDRISGSVAGAPDADTALVERCVELAVERWGADAGVDPATTGGEVTTESDVPMAAGLKSSSAAANATVLATASALGVDPDPLDACRLGVQAARDAGVTVTGAFDDASASMLGGLTRTDNRRDELLAHDDVEWDVLVWTPPERAYSADADVDRCERVAPMAVLVDELADAGAYGSAMTVNGLAFTAALDFDPSPIVDALPDATGASLSGTGPSYVAVFDPDASDDHATDGADDIDAVAARWRDRDGDCWRTTTRSDGARIL, encoded by the coding sequence ATGCAGGGTCGTGCCACGGCACCGGCGGCGGGGACCGTCCTGAACGCGCTCGCGACGGGCGTCGGGGCCGCGTTCGCCATCGACGCGGACACCACCGCGAGCGTCGCACTCGACGTCCACGCCGGCGACGCTGGAGCGACCGACGGCGACGACCGCATCTCGGGGTCGGTCGCTGGCGCGCCCGACGCCGACACCGCGCTCGTCGAGCGCTGCGTCGAACTCGCCGTCGAGCGCTGGGGCGCGGACGCCGGCGTCGACCCGGCGACGACCGGCGGCGAGGTCACGACCGAGAGCGACGTCCCGATGGCCGCCGGCCTGAAGTCCTCGAGCGCCGCGGCGAACGCCACCGTGCTCGCCACCGCGAGCGCGCTCGGCGTCGACCCCGACCCGCTCGACGCCTGCCGACTCGGGGTCCAGGCCGCGCGCGACGCCGGCGTCACCGTCACCGGCGCGTTCGACGACGCGAGCGCCAGCATGCTCGGTGGCCTCACCCGCACCGACAACCGGCGGGACGAACTCCTCGCGCACGACGACGTCGAGTGGGACGTCCTCGTGTGGACGCCCCCCGAGCGCGCGTACAGCGCCGACGCCGACGTCGACCGCTGCGAGCGCGTCGCCCCGATGGCCGTCCTCGTCGACGAACTCGCCGACGCCGGCGCGTACGGGAGCGCGATGACCGTCAACGGCCTCGCGTTCACCGCCGCCCTCGACTTCGACCCGTCGCCCATCGTCGACGCGCTCCCCGACGCCACCGGCGCCAGCCTCTCCGGCACCGGCCCGAGCTACGTCGCCGTCTTCGACCCAGACGCCAGCGACGACCACGCGACTGACGGCGCTGACGACATCGACGCAGTCGCCGCCCGCTGGCGCGACCGCGACGGCGACTGCTGGCGCACCACCACCCGCAGCGACGGCGCACGAATCCTATGA
- a CDS encoding chorismate mutase translates to MSLDELRDEIQGIDHDLVELIARRTYVADTIAQVKDERGLPTTDEEQEQRVMDRAGANAETYDVDANLVKAIFRLLIELNKVEQRESR, encoded by the coding sequence ATGAGCCTCGACGAACTCCGCGACGAGATCCAGGGGATCGACCACGACCTCGTCGAACTCATCGCGCGCCGCACGTACGTCGCCGACACCATCGCGCAAGTCAAGGACGAACGAGGCCTGCCGACGACCGACGAGGAACAGGAGCAGCGCGTCATGGACCGCGCCGGCGCGAACGCCGAGACGTACGACGTCGACGCCAACCTCGTCAAGGCAATCTTCCGGCTACTCATCGAACTGAACAAGGTCGAACAAAGAGAGAGTCGGTAG
- a CDS encoding arsenic resistance protein: MNAKRWLQRHQVVVYAGFVLLALGVGVGRPGSAPFVERLVDPVLAVLLYVTFLEIPFVRLRRAFRNGRFVAAALGMNFLVVPVVVWGFTPFLPQRPAILVGALMVLLTPCIDYVITFTDLAGGDAEQITATTPALMLVQLLALPAYLWLFAGPDVAAVVEPRPFVDAFLLIIALPLALAWLTEAWADRSSTGDAWQATMAWLPVPMMGATLFVVVASQLPRVRNSIEQIAVVVPVYVAFLVVMPILGRLAADALQMDTGESRALVFTSVTRNSLVVLPLALALPDAYRLAPAVVVTQTLVELVGMVVLTRVVPRWLVPESPEDAPSPS; this comes from the coding sequence ATGAACGCGAAGCGGTGGCTCCAGCGACACCAGGTCGTCGTCTACGCGGGCTTCGTGCTCCTCGCGCTCGGCGTCGGCGTTGGCCGTCCGGGTTCGGCGCCGTTCGTCGAACGACTAGTCGACCCGGTGCTGGCGGTCCTGCTGTACGTCACGTTCCTCGAGATCCCGTTCGTTCGACTCCGTCGCGCGTTCCGGAACGGACGATTCGTCGCGGCAGCCCTGGGGATGAACTTCCTCGTCGTCCCCGTCGTCGTCTGGGGATTCACGCCGTTCCTGCCCCAGCGGCCAGCTATCCTCGTCGGTGCGCTCATGGTCCTGTTGACGCCGTGCATCGACTACGTGATCACGTTCACCGACTTGGCCGGTGGCGACGCCGAGCAGATCACCGCGACCACGCCCGCCCTGATGCTCGTCCAACTGCTGGCGCTTCCAGCGTACCTCTGGCTGTTCGCGGGGCCGGACGTCGCGGCGGTCGTCGAGCCACGGCCGTTCGTCGATGCGTTCCTGCTCATCATCGCGCTCCCACTCGCGCTCGCCTGGCTCACCGAAGCGTGGGCGGACCGGTCCTCGACCGGTGACGCCTGGCAGGCGACGATGGCCTGGCTACCGGTGCCGATGATGGGTGCGACGCTGTTCGTCGTCGTCGCGTCCCAGCTCCCCCGCGTCCGGAACTCGATCGAACAGATCGCGGTCGTCGTTCCGGTGTACGTCGCGTTCCTCGTCGTCATGCCGATACTCGGCCGGCTCGCGGCGGACGCCCTCCAGATGGATACCGGTGAGAGTCGGGCGCTCGTCTTCACGTCGGTCACCCGGAACTCGCTGGTCGTCCTGCCGCTCGCACTCGCGCTTCCGGACGCCTACCGACTGGCACCCGCGGTCGTCGTGACGCAGACGCTCGTCGAACTCGTCGGCATGGTCGTCCTCACGCGAGTCGTCCCACGCTGGCTCGTCCCCGAATCCCCCGAGGACGCGCCATCTCCGAGCTGA
- a CDS encoding pyridoxal-dependent decarboxylase, producing the protein MSSQSGRRPGELDPDAFRELGYRAIDLIADYYGSLDDRPVYVQADPSDVVAAFDDPLPESGEDPSAVLDAIEADVLRYATHNPSPRFFGYVMGGGLPIAALADAIAAALNMNVGGWHPAPSATEVERTVVEWLADAIGYPTETMGLLTSGGTMANVVAVLTAFRDQTNHETRQVGLQGEERPTYALYVADHECHSSIYRAADMLNLGRDAVRLVPSNDDFTMDVDALEARLDADEADGDQPFCVVAQAGSINVSAIDPLDEIASVCDDRDLWFHVDGACGAVGAMLPELADRYAGIERADSVTLDPHKWLNVSYECGAVLVHDRETLAETFAMDASYLRGSVAETPEEFDYYEFGPQMSRGFRALKVWASLKQLGVEGYRENLRGGIARAAHLDERVRDHDDFEAVQEPNLFIYSFRYVPADLRAALDDARGDETDPGEPMDRVHQYLDRLNQAIVDEVVDSGLAFLTTTTVHDRRTLRTSICNHRTTDDDVDVVFEALADTGARLDADWRPEASLPI; encoded by the coding sequence ATGTCCTCCCAGTCCGGTCGACGACCCGGGGAACTCGACCCCGACGCATTCCGCGAGCTCGGGTATCGAGCGATCGACCTCATCGCGGACTACTACGGATCGCTCGACGATCGCCCCGTCTACGTGCAAGCCGACCCGAGCGACGTCGTCGCCGCGTTCGACGACCCGCTCCCCGAGTCCGGCGAGGACCCGAGCGCCGTCCTCGACGCCATCGAGGCCGACGTTCTCCGGTACGCGACGCACAATCCCTCGCCGCGGTTCTTCGGGTACGTCATGGGCGGCGGCCTCCCCATCGCCGCGCTAGCGGACGCGATCGCTGCCGCCCTGAACATGAACGTCGGCGGCTGGCATCCCGCCCCGTCGGCGACCGAGGTCGAACGCACAGTCGTCGAGTGGCTCGCCGACGCGATCGGGTACCCGACCGAGACGATGGGGCTCCTGACGAGTGGCGGGACGATGGCGAACGTCGTCGCCGTCCTGACCGCGTTCCGCGACCAGACGAACCACGAGACGCGACAGGTGGGACTTCAGGGCGAGGAGCGCCCGACGTACGCGCTCTACGTCGCCGACCACGAGTGTCACTCGAGCATCTATCGCGCTGCCGACATGCTGAACCTCGGTCGCGACGCCGTCCGCCTCGTCCCGTCGAACGACGACTTCACGATGGACGTCGACGCGCTCGAAGCGCGTCTCGACGCCGACGAAGCCGACGGCGACCAGCCGTTCTGCGTCGTCGCACAGGCGGGATCCATCAACGTCAGCGCCATCGACCCGCTCGACGAGATCGCCTCGGTCTGCGACGACCGCGACCTGTGGTTCCACGTCGACGGCGCGTGCGGCGCGGTCGGCGCGATGCTTCCCGAGCTCGCGGACCGGTACGCGGGCATCGAGCGCGCGGACTCCGTGACGCTCGACCCACACAAGTGGCTGAACGTCTCCTACGAGTGCGGTGCCGTCCTCGTCCACGACCGGGAGACGCTCGCCGAGACGTTCGCGATGGACGCGTCGTACCTCCGCGGGTCCGTCGCGGAGACCCCCGAGGAGTTCGACTACTACGAGTTCGGGCCGCAGATGTCCCGCGGGTTCCGTGCGCTCAAGGTCTGGGCGAGCCTCAAGCAACTCGGCGTGGAGGGCTACCGAGAGAACCTCCGCGGTGGCATCGCTCGCGCGGCGCACCTCGACGAGCGCGTGCGCGACCACGACGACTTCGAAGCGGTTCAGGAACCGAACCTGTTCATCTACTCGTTCCGGTACGTCCCAGCGGACCTCCGGGCCGCGCTCGACGACGCACGCGGCGACGAGACCGACCCCGGCGAGCCCATGGATCGCGTCCACCAGTACCTCGACCGCCTCAATCAGGCGATCGTCGACGAGGTCGTCGACAGCGGCCTCGCGTTCCTCACGACCACGACCGTCCACGACCGGCGGACGCTCCGGACCTCGATCTGTAACCATCGAACGACCGACGACGACGTCGACGTCGTGTTCGAGGCACTCGCCGACACCGGCGCGCGACTCGACGCGGACTGGCGACCGGAAGCGAGTCTACCCATCTGA
- a CDS encoding carbonic anhydrase, producing MAKPIVSLLDGNRTHADAFADRFDDLQDAQHPDAVSVCCSDSRVLQDALLGNDEPGRVFTVGNIGNRVVQRTDDGETVVSGDVVYPLAYTGTETAVVVGHTGCGAVTATYDAIRAERGDADDDPVPASEHPPGVERCIDLLRPRIEPGVDELPEGLDHADAVNHLVEYNVDRQVDALTESADVPDGVDAYGVVYDFQDVYSGDRGEVHVVNVDGKRDPDRIRDANPEIAERVTRRFAY from the coding sequence ATGGCGAAACCGATCGTCAGTCTGCTCGACGGGAATCGAACGCACGCCGACGCGTTCGCGGACCGGTTCGACGACCTCCAGGACGCACAGCACCCGGACGCCGTCTCCGTCTGTTGCTCGGACTCGCGCGTCCTCCAGGACGCCCTCCTTGGGAACGACGAACCAGGGCGCGTGTTCACGGTCGGGAACATCGGGAACCGCGTCGTCCAGCGCACCGACGACGGCGAGACCGTCGTCTCCGGCGACGTCGTCTATCCGCTCGCGTACACCGGCACGGAGACAGCGGTCGTCGTCGGCCACACCGGCTGTGGCGCGGTGACGGCGACGTACGACGCCATCAGGGCCGAACGCGGCGACGCGGACGACGACCCGGTACCCGCCAGCGAGCATCCGCCGGGCGTCGAGCGCTGCATCGACCTCCTCCGGCCGCGCATCGAGCCCGGCGTCGACGAACTCCCGGAGGGACTCGACCACGCCGACGCCGTGAATCACCTCGTCGAGTACAACGTCGACCGGCAGGTCGACGCGCTCACAGAGAGCGCGGACGTCCCGGACGGCGTCGACGCGTACGGCGTCGTCTACGACTTCCAGGACGTCTACAGCGGTGATCGCGGCGAGGTCCACGTCGTCAACGTCGACGGGAAACGGGACCCCGACCGCATCCGCGACGCGAACCCCGAGATCGCAGAGCGCGTCACGCGGCGGTTCGCGTACTGA
- a CDS encoding GrpB family protein codes for MVDYEADAIELVESEFDCWRDRFRAERERIRDALSEAGLADAVVRIEHVGSTAVPDLAAKDVVDVDVVVADDAVGDVAGVIADALGGTLHRNHDGWHPVFRERDGQRFNVHVFARSADGWKTSVATRDVLREHHGLRVDYEREKRALAAETDDVETYSRGKTDVVERIVDRARTDADLAFEFAVPE; via the coding sequence ATGGTCGACTACGAAGCCGACGCGATCGAACTCGTCGAATCCGAGTTCGACTGCTGGCGCGACCGGTTCCGCGCGGAACGCGAACGCATCCGAGACGCACTCTCCGAGGCGGGCCTCGCCGACGCCGTCGTCCGCATTGAGCACGTCGGATCCACGGCCGTCCCGGACCTCGCCGCGAAGGACGTCGTCGACGTCGACGTCGTCGTCGCCGACGACGCCGTCGGTGACGTCGCGGGCGTCATCGCGGACGCTCTCGGCGGCACTCTACATCGGAACCACGACGGCTGGCATCCCGTGTTCCGCGAGCGCGACGGCCAGCGGTTCAACGTCCACGTGTTCGCGCGCTCGGCCGACGGCTGGAAGACGAGCGTCGCGACCAGGGACGTCCTCCGCGAGCACCACGGCCTGCGGGTGGACTACGAGCGCGAGAAGCGTGCGCTCGCCGCCGAGACCGACGACGTCGAGACGTACTCGCGGGGGAAGACGGACGTCGTCGAGCGGATCGTCGACCGCGCACGGACCGACGCCGACCTCGCGTTCGAGTTCGCCGTGCCCGAGTAG